From a single Mycosarcoma maydis chromosome 2, whole genome shotgun sequence genomic region:
- a CDS encoding uncharacterized protein (related to cyclopropane-fatty-acyl-phospholipid synthase) — protein sequence MSPPQPETRIVDSAPAAALAVPVGQSESNGSTAASVTPAAAPTTNGSSLKLGKLNGTSDGTSNGFSNGIPAANGNAIVRYAPGGKVKLTNYPSIANAPLPAEGNGSFNNFHLAALILIAPAIVLRLIPFVNPKWFGWFSYILLCALFGGPVAIGYWTVMSTYGPRKNEKVTLPGKPLEFYMDIKDPELRKKYNGDKKIPYQTFHDAYFAAKIEPKMPLNELLEYRWDWCSMQFTWPLFEYVLFNLIPDVLMHTAKQDETQIQDNYDRGDDFYSWFLGPQMIYTSGIISDPNKAETLEELQDNKLNLVCSKLDLQKEDRVLDIGCGWGTFATFAAVNYGCDVTGVTLAKTQTRFGNDRLKKNGIDPSQARILNLDYRDIPVQPGHYTKIISLEMAEHVGIRHYDKFLSDVYNLLDDDGVFVFQVAGLRPTWQFHDLQWGLFMNKYVFPGADASCSLGWVVSHLEKAGFEIRSVDVAGVHYSATILRWAQNWEANKDKVVAKYGDKMYRIWSFFLWSSVIIAREGGSSVFQFTLHKNLNAYHRINGVKSHGGLLPRPPISKFKSVYN from the coding sequence ATGTCTCCTCCTCAGCCTGAAACCAGGATCGTCGATTCGGCGCCCGCTGCCGCTCTCGCTGTTCCTGTCGGACAGTCTGAGTCCAATGGTTCTACCGCTGCGAGTGTTACACCTGCCGCCGCACCCACCACCAACGGCTCCAGTCTCAAACTCGGCAAACTCAACGGCACTTCCGACGGCACTTCCAACGGCTTCTCCAACGGCATCCCCGCTGCCAACGGCAATGCTATCGTCAGATATGCTCCGGGAGGCAAGGTCAAGCTGACCAACTACCCCTCCATCGCCAacgctcctcttcctgcCGAGGGCAACGGCTCGTTCAACAACTTCCACCTTGCCGCGCTCATCTTGATCGCCCCCGCCATTGTGCTCCGACTCATTCCTTTCGTCAACCCCAAGTGGTTCGGTTGGTTCAGCTACATCCTTCTCTGCGCCCTGTTTGGCGGCCCCGTCGCTATCGGATACTGGACCGTCATGTCGACCTACGGTCCTCGCAAGAACGAAAAGGTTACGCTCCCTGGCAAGCCGCTGGAATTCTACATGGATATCAAGGACCCTGAGCTTCGCAAAAAATACAACGGCGACAAGAAGATCCCTTACCAGACATTCCATGACGCCTActttgctgccaagatTGAGCCCAAGATGCCGCTGAACGAGTTGCTCGAGTACCGATGGGACTGGTGCTCGATGCAATTCACCTGGCCTTTGTTCGAGTATGTTCTGTTCAACTTGATCCCGGATGTGCTCATGCATACTGCCAAGCAGGACGAGACTCAGATCCAGGACAACTACGACCGCGGTGATGACTTCTATTCCTGGTTCCTCGGCCCGCAGATGATTTACACTTCCGGCATCATCTCGGACCCCAACAAGGCCGAGACACTCGAGGAACTGCAAgacaacaagctcaacctcGTCTGCTCCAAGCTCGATTTGCAAAAGGAGGACCGCGTCCTCGACATTGGATGTGGTTGGGGTACCTTTGCTACCTTTGCCGCCGTCAACTACGGATGTGATGTCACCGGTGTTACGCTCGCAAAGACCCAGACTCGCTTCGGAAACGACCGTCTCAAGAAGAACGGTATCGACCCTAGTCAGGCACGCATCTTGAACCTCGATTACCGCGACATTCCCGTGCAGCCTGGACACTATACCAAAatcatctcgctcgagatggccgagcaCGTCGGGATTCGTCACTACGACAAATTCCTCTCGGATGTCTACAACCTTCTTGACGATGATGGAGTCTTTGTTTTCCAGGTCGCTGGTCTTCGCCCCACTTGGCAGTTCCATGATCTGCAGTGGGGTCTTTTCATGAACAAGTACGTGTTCCCCGGTGCCGATGCCTCGTGTTCGCTTGGATGGGTTGTTTCGCACCTCGAAAAGGCGGGTTTCGAAATTCGCTCGGTCGACGTTGCCGGCGTTCACTACTCGGCTACCATTCTGCGATGGGCTCAGAACTGGGAGGCTAacaaggacaaggtggTGGCCAAGTACGGTGACAAGATGTACCGCATCTGGTCCTTCTTCCTCTGGTCCAGTGTCATCATTGCCCGTGAAGGTGGTAGCTCCGTCTTCCAGTTTACCCTGCACAAGAACTTGAACGCCTACCACCGCATCAACGGCGTCAAGTCTCACGGCGGTCTGCTGCCGCGTCCTCCCATCAGCAAGTTCAAGTCGGTTTACAACTGA
- a CDS encoding uncharacterized protein (related to D-lactate dehydrogenase (cytochrome)), whose protein sequence is MIRANGVSSRALKVARGQLASAAASSRGFLSSSARRQASSSTQGAATHPSSASRDFSSRNLALGLLAIGLGANAFYISRQGGQSGDSKISLDGPAAAVRSGDYLYGEPRLPFSYGTKQDFEAAIEELKAYFTSQGEVWEDHVTTDEDELERRGIDENGHRSSSEGTKPSVVVYVRDTPDVQAVVRIANQYCMPIVPFSGGTSLEGHYIAPFAGISIDMSRMDKVLAFHPDDGDMVVQAGIGWETINQYCAKNGNQLFFPLDPGPGATIGGMIGTGCSGTNAVRYGTARGEHFLDMKVVLANGEVISTRGGGRARKSSAGFDIGKIIVGAEGTLGIVTEATVRLAPKMPADAVAVASFPNVEAASKTVNEILLSGIPVQCIELLDYKMIQSINQSNLCGRTYDEKDSLFFKLSGGEAAVAEAKEAITQAAVKFGAEKSSVEFETDKERAGKIWEGRKAALWAVAATNQAPGVKVWTTDVCVPISALPRLVRESQRDFQESGLTGTAIVGHAGDGNFHALIPFNAQDPEQTRITTQVVGRLCERAQKLQGTCTGEHGVGMGKIEFLESELPASTIRVMKAIKLALDPHNLLNPGKLYPSSDFPPSH, encoded by the coding sequence ATGATACGAGCAAATGGTGTCTCGTCACGAGCTCTTAAGGTGGCTCGTGGCCAATTGGCTAGTGCCGCTGCATCCAGCCGTGGTTTCTTGAGCTCTTCGGCTCGTCGACAGGCCAGCTCCAGCACACAGGGTGCTGCCACACATCCGTCCTCGGCCTCGCGCGACTTCAGCTCGCGTAATCTTGCCCTTGGTCTTCTCGCCATCGGTCTGGGTGCCAATGCGTTCTACATCTCTCGACAAGGCGGCCAAAGCGGCGACAGCAAGATCAGCCTGGATGGCCCCGCGGCGGCAGTGCGCAGTGGTGATTACTTGTACGGCGAGCCACGTCTGCCGTTTTCCTACGGTACCAAGCAAGATTTCGAAGCCGcgatcgaagagctcaaAGCGTACTTTACGTCACAAGGCGAAGTGTGGGAAGACCATGTTACgaccgacgaggatgagctggaGCGACGCGGGATCGACGAGAATGGCCACCGCAGCTCTTCGGAAGGTACCAAGCCGTCCGTCGTGGTGTACGTGCGCGATACACCTGATGTACAGGCGGTCGTGCGCATCGCCAACCAGTACTGCATGCCGATTGTGCCCTTTTCCGGTGGAACAAGTCTCGAGGGCCACTACATCGCCCCGTTTGCAGGAatctcgatcgacatgaGCAGGATGGACAAGGTGCTCGCTTTCCATCCCGATGACGGCGATATGGTTGTGCAGGCAGGTATCGGATGGGAGACAATCAACCAGTACTGCGCCAAGAACGGCAACCAGCTTTTCTTCCCGCTTGACCCCGGACCGGGTGCTACGATCGGTGGAATGATCGGTACTGGCTGCTCGGGCACCAACGCGGTTCGGTACGGCACTGCTCGAGGCGAGCACTTTCTCGACATGAAGGTGGTACTTGCTAACGGCGaggtcatctcgacgcgTGGTGGAGGACGTGCGCGCAAGAGCTCGGCAGGGTTTGACATTGGCAAGATCATCGTTGGCGCTGAAGGAACGCTCGGTATTGTAACCGAAGCAACCGTACGGCTGGCGCCCAAAATGCCCGCGGATGCCGTGGCTGTTGCGAGCTTTCCCAAcgtcgaagcagcatcgaaGACGGTCAACGAGATCCTACTCTCCGGTATTCCGGTTCAGTGCATCGAGTTGCTAGATTACAAAATGATCCAATCGATCAACCAGTCTAATCTATGCGGTCGTACATACGACGAAAAGGACTCGCTTTTCTTCAAGCTAAGTGGAGGAGAGGCGGCTGTGGCCGAAGCCAAGGAAGCCATCACACAAGCTGCGGTCAAGTTTGGTGCCGAGAAGAGCAGTGTAGAATTTGAAACGGACAAGGAGCGTGCTGGTAAGATCTGGGAAGGCAGAAAAGCGGCTCTGTGGGCAGTGGCGGCTACCAACCAAGCACCGGGAGTCAAGGTGTGGACCACGGACGTGTGCGTGCCTATCTCGGCCTTGCCTCGGCTTGTTAGAGAGTCGCAGCGCGACTTCCAAGAGTCGGGCCTGACGGGCACTGCCATCGTCGGCCATGCAGGAGACGGGAACTTCCACGCTCTCATCCCCTTCAACGCACAAGATCCCGAACAGACGCGCATCACTACCCAAGTCGTCGGGCGACTGTGCGAGCGTGCGCAGAAGCTTCAGGGAACTTGCACGGGCGAGCACGGCGTCGGTATGGGCAAGATCGAATTCCTCGAGAGCGAGCTTCCCGCCAGCACGATCCGTGTCATGAAGGCAATCAAATTGGCTTTAGATCCCCATAACCTGCTCAACCCCGGCAAGCTGTATCCCAGTTCCGACTTTCCTCCCTCTCATTAG